Proteins from one Listeria innocua genomic window:
- the parC gene encoding DNA topoisomerase IV subunit A, producing the protein MSNPEQHIQDLALEEVMGDRFGRYSKYIIQERALPDVRDGLKPVQRRILFAMNVEGNTAEKGFRKSAKTVGNVIGNYHPHGDSSVYEAMVRMSQDWKVRNMLIEMHGNNGSVDGDPPAAMRYTEARLSPISAELLRDIEKETVDFIPNFDDTSSEPTVLPARFPNLLVNGSTGISAGYATDIPPHNLTEIIEAVIKRLDKPFSTTEDIMKIVKGPDFPTGGIIQGIDGIRKAYETGKGRVVVRSKTEIEDIRGGRKQITIHEIPYEVNKANLVKRMDELRIEKKIEGISEVRDETDRTGLRIAVELKKDANAEGVLNYLFKNTDLQVSYNFNMVAIHNKRPELMGIIPMLDAYIEHQKEIITKRSEYDIRKARARQHILEGLIKALSILDEVIKLIRGSKDKRDAKLNLQTTYDFSEKQAEAIVSLQLYRLTNTDIHELQSEAKELAEQISILEKILGDEAELVAVLKSELADIKKKYKTARRTEVQAEITEIKIDTEVLVANEDVIVSVTKEGYVKRTSQRSYAASNGAELAMKEADHAIFIQKMNSLDSLLLFTNKGNFIYRPVHELPDIRWKNLGDHVSHLASDLSAGEEIRSVIAIDSFTEQKRFLFVTKNGMTKQSAITNYKPQRYSKSMMAIKLKEDELLNVYLIDGTEDIFLATRNGYGLRYPIAEIPESGARTAGVKAINLKQGDVVIGGVVLTPNDNKHILLATQRGSLKQMKASEFEPISRAKRGLLMLRELKSNPHRFIGLTLADSKDHLFIETNREQIVEIDVANLRVTDRYSNGSFVLDETMEGEPTSIWLDIPEIKDTTDAKDE; encoded by the coding sequence TTGAGTAATCCAGAACAACATATCCAAGACTTAGCACTTGAAGAAGTTATGGGCGACCGTTTTGGTAGATATAGTAAATATATTATTCAAGAACGTGCGCTTCCAGACGTGCGAGACGGTCTAAAACCCGTACAACGCCGGATTTTATTTGCAATGAATGTCGAAGGAAATACTGCTGAAAAAGGTTTCCGTAAATCTGCTAAAACAGTCGGAAACGTTATCGGTAATTACCATCCGCATGGTGATTCTTCCGTTTATGAAGCGATGGTACGGATGAGTCAAGACTGGAAAGTACGCAATATGCTTATCGAAATGCACGGAAATAACGGTAGTGTTGACGGTGATCCACCAGCTGCAATGCGTTATACCGAAGCACGTCTTTCTCCAATATCAGCTGAACTATTACGTGATATTGAAAAAGAAACAGTCGATTTTATCCCAAACTTTGATGATACTTCTAGTGAGCCAACTGTTTTACCAGCGCGTTTTCCTAACCTTTTGGTAAATGGCTCAACTGGTATTTCGGCCGGATATGCGACAGACATCCCGCCACACAATTTAACTGAAATTATTGAAGCTGTAATTAAACGTCTTGATAAGCCATTTTCGACAACAGAAGATATTATGAAAATTGTCAAAGGACCCGATTTCCCAACTGGTGGAATTATTCAAGGGATTGACGGAATTCGTAAAGCTTATGAAACAGGAAAAGGCCGCGTAGTTGTTCGTTCTAAAACAGAGATTGAAGATATTCGTGGCGGTAGGAAGCAAATTACCATTCATGAAATTCCATATGAAGTAAATAAAGCCAATTTAGTTAAGCGAATGGACGAACTTCGTATTGAGAAAAAAATCGAAGGAATTTCTGAAGTGCGCGATGAAACTGACCGCACCGGACTGCGCATTGCCGTAGAGCTTAAAAAAGATGCAAATGCGGAAGGCGTACTGAATTACCTCTTTAAAAATACAGATTTACAAGTAAGTTATAATTTTAATATGGTTGCAATTCATAATAAGCGTCCGGAATTAATGGGAATTATCCCAATGCTTGATGCTTATATCGAACACCAAAAAGAAATTATTACTAAACGTTCAGAATATGATATTCGAAAAGCACGCGCTCGCCAACATATTTTAGAAGGCTTAATCAAAGCTCTTTCTATTTTAGATGAAGTGATTAAATTAATTCGTGGTTCTAAAGATAAACGTGATGCGAAATTAAACCTGCAAACAACATACGATTTCAGTGAAAAACAAGCTGAAGCAATTGTATCCTTGCAACTTTATCGTTTAACTAATACAGATATTCACGAACTTCAAAGTGAAGCAAAAGAACTTGCAGAACAAATTAGTATTTTAGAGAAAATCCTTGGCGACGAAGCAGAACTTGTTGCAGTCTTAAAATCGGAATTAGCTGATATTAAGAAAAAATACAAAACCGCTCGTCGGACAGAAGTACAAGCTGAAATTACAGAAATCAAAATTGACACAGAAGTACTTGTGGCTAATGAAGATGTGATTGTTTCTGTAACAAAAGAAGGCTATGTTAAACGCACAAGTCAGCGTTCTTATGCGGCTTCAAATGGTGCAGAGTTAGCAATGAAGGAAGCAGACCACGCGATCTTCATTCAAAAAATGAATTCTCTTGATTCGTTATTATTATTTACAAATAAAGGGAATTTCATTTATCGACCAGTACACGAATTACCTGATATTCGCTGGAAAAACCTTGGCGATCACGTTAGTCACTTAGCTAGTGATTTATCTGCTGGAGAAGAAATACGCTCTGTTATCGCTATCGATTCCTTTACAGAACAAAAACGATTCTTATTTGTCACCAAAAATGGTATGACAAAGCAATCGGCTATTACTAATTACAAACCGCAACGTTATTCTAAATCTATGATGGCCATTAAGTTAAAAGAAGATGAACTTTTGAATGTATATTTAATTGATGGAACTGAAGATATTTTTCTAGCTACTAGAAATGGCTACGGATTACGTTATCCAATCGCTGAAATTCCTGAATCAGGCGCTAGAACTGCGGGTGTTAAAGCAATCAATCTGAAACAAGGTGACGTGGTTATAGGCGGAGTAGTCCTTACACCGAATGATAACAAACATATCTTATTAGCCACACAACGCGGCTCCTTGAAACAAATGAAAGCAAGTGAATTTGAACCAATTTCAAGAGCAAAACGCGGCTTACTAATGCTTCGCGAACTGAAAAGTAATCCCCATCGTTTCATCGGTCTGACGCTTGCTGATAGTAAAGACCACTTGTTTATTGAAACTAACAGAGAACAAATTGTAGAAATAGATGTAGCAAACCTTCGTGTAACGGATCGTTATTCTAATGGCTCTTTCGTATTAGATGAAACGATGGAAGGTGAACCAACTTCTATCTGGCTAGATATACCAGAAATAAAAGATACAACAGACGCTAAAGACGAATAA
- a CDS encoding S-ribosylhomocysteine lyase, protein MAEKMNVESFNLDHTKVKAPFVRLAGTKVGVHGDEIYKYDVRFKQPNKEHMEMPALHSLEHLMAELARNHTDKLVDISPMGCQTGFYMSFINHNDYDDALEILATTLTDVLAADSVPACNEVQCGWAASHSLEGAKELAEEFLAKRSEWKNVFGE, encoded by the coding sequence ATGGCAGAAAAAATGAACGTAGAAAGTTTTAATTTAGATCACACCAAAGTAAAAGCGCCTTTTGTTAGACTTGCTGGAACAAAAGTTGGTGTGCATGGGGATGAGATTTATAAATATGATGTTCGCTTTAAGCAACCAAATAAAGAACATATGGAAATGCCTGCACTGCACTCTCTAGAACACTTGATGGCTGAACTTGCCAGAAACCACACCGATAAATTAGTCGACATTAGTCCCATGGGCTGCCAGACTGGTTTTTATATGTCATTTATCAACCATAATGATTATGATGATGCTTTAGAAATTTTAGCTACTACTTTAACGGATGTATTAGCCGCAGATTCGGTTCCAGCATGCAATGAAGTACAATGCGGTTGGGCAGCGAGTCATAGTTTAGAAGGTGCCAAAGAGCTTGCAGAAGAATTCTTAGCGAAACGAAGCGAATGGAAAAATGTCTTTGGTGAATAA
- a CDS encoding LapB repeat-containing protein, whose protein sequence is MSIKSKIMKVGICSVMVMVPLSQVSLPSFAAEEQGLQASQDVVNIPDPELKKQLNSHMSKPATADITEDEMSRLDNVSLSSGITDLTGLEYAKNITRISFRGVNASYDVVTKLPKLNNLTITGSNITSDKIPNLNSMTNLEHLYLYESNFDNSLLPKINALPNLKTLNIGYNKQITNISSLKSLPNLTDLVVMGCQIDDFRGIADFPKLENFNGTYQRFEDEASKSLKSSELTFNEAEQTLFIPFKILEKQTIYNYDGTILPYDTNPANLMIEIDSGYEFTDDKTTISQEGVTLKNFSKENYDGMEMLYIVAMFDGINIATPPNLANGTYNITGNLSGGLYDVDHSVSIEADDNVSYTQGQTVTPEQFLKDINASANGGTITSDFADKVDFSTPGTYTVTLNASNSVGLTADPVQVTVTIVEQTVITAETEVSYNMNDAKTEAEFLADINAVTNNSAAITTDFDTVVDLTTAGEYTVTLNAGTAKQKATPFKVTVKVVDPTPAPAPDPTPTPDPTPSPDPTPTPDPASDPDPSNDPAPAEDPGTSIDSTGSIDSTDPANSTSEDSSSSTPKASKKANSGNSTLVTASKASLPKTGDSLPVTGVAVGFLVLGLGVLIARKK, encoded by the coding sequence ATGTCGATTAAATCTAAAATTATGAAAGTCGGGATTTGTAGTGTCATGGTTATGGTACCACTATCTCAAGTTTCTTTACCTAGTTTTGCCGCAGAAGAACAAGGATTACAAGCAAGTCAAGATGTAGTAAATATTCCAGATCCAGAACTAAAAAAACAATTAAATTCTCATATGTCGAAACCAGCTACTGCTGATATTACAGAAGATGAAATGAGTAGGCTAGATAATGTTTCATTAAGTTCAGGTATTACTGACCTAACTGGGTTAGAGTATGCAAAGAATATTACTAGAATATCATTCCGTGGTGTAAATGCTTCCTATGACGTAGTAACAAAACTTCCTAAACTTAATAATTTAACTATCACAGGTTCTAATATTACTTCTGATAAAATTCCTAATCTAAATAGTATGACTAATTTAGAACATTTATATTTATACGAATCAAATTTTGACAATTCGTTACTTCCTAAAATTAACGCGCTTCCCAATTTAAAAACCCTTAATATAGGTTATAATAAGCAAATAACTAATATAAGTTCATTAAAAAGCCTTCCCAATTTAACCGATTTAGTAGTTATGGGCTGCCAAATTGACGATTTCAGAGGGATTGCAGATTTTCCGAAATTAGAAAATTTTAATGGTACTTATCAAAGATTTGAAGATGAAGCAAGCAAGAGTCTTAAAAGTAGTGAGCTAACATTTAATGAAGCAGAACAAACACTATTTATCCCATTTAAAATTTTGGAAAAACAAACGATTTATAACTACGATGGAACCATTTTACCCTACGATACAAATCCTGCTAATTTAATGATTGAAATAGATTCTGGTTATGAATTTACGGATGATAAAACTACTATTTCACAAGAAGGTGTTACACTAAAGAATTTTTCCAAAGAAAATTATGATGGTATGGAAATGTTATATATAGTCGCTATGTTCGATGGAATTAACATTGCAACACCACCAAATTTAGCTAATGGAACATATAATATAACTGGAAATCTTTCTGGTGGATTATATGACGTCGATCATTCTGTAAGTATTGAAGCAGATGATAATGTATCTTATACGCAAGGACAAACCGTAACACCAGAACAATTCTTAAAAGATATTAATGCAAGTGCCAATGGTGGAACAATTACAAGCGACTTTGCAGATAAAGTAGATTTCTCCACACCGGGAACTTATACAGTTACTTTAAATGCATCAAATTCAGTTGGTTTAACGGCTGATCCAGTGCAAGTAACCGTTACTATCGTTGAACAAACAGTGATTACTGCAGAAACAGAAGTTAGTTACAATATGAATGACGCAAAAACAGAAGCTGAATTTTTAGCGGATATTAATGCTGTAACGAACAATAGTGCTGCGATTACGACAGACTTTGATACAGTTGTTGATTTAACAACAGCTGGTGAATATACAGTTACACTAAATGCAGGAACAGCGAAACAAAAAGCAACACCATTTAAAGTTACTGTTAAAGTTGTAGATCCAACACCGGCGCCAGCACCAGATCCAACGCCGACACCGGATCCAACACCGTCACCAGATCCAACACCAACACCAGACCCTGCATCTGACCCTGATCCATCAAACGATCCAGCGCCAGCAGAAGATCCTGGAACATCCATTGACTCAACGGGTTCAATTGACTCAACTGATCCAGCTAATTCAACATCAGAAGATTCAAGTTCTTCTACTCCGAAAGCTAGTAAAAAAGCTAACTCTGGTAACTCAACATTAGTAACAGCCAGCAAAGCAAGTTTACCAAAAACAGGTGATTCTTTACCTGTAACTGGAGTAGCAGTAGGATTCTTAGTTTTAGGATTAGGCGTTCTAATTGCTCGTAAAAAATAA
- a CDS encoding acyltransferase family protein: MKRTTRYSRKYVPSIDGLRALAVIAVIAYHLNFSWAKGGFIGVDIFFVLSGYLITNILLTQWEKNQSLQLKQFWLRRFRRLIPAVYVMIVVVVIYSVFFHPEILKNLRGDAIASFFYVSNWWFIFHNVSYFDSFGLPSPLKNLWSLAIEEQFYMVWPLFLLVFLKWVKNPKLLLKIVVGLGLLSAILMTVLYVPGTDPSRVYYGTDTRAFDLLAGCALAFVWPFNRLSPVVPKKSKAALNIAGTISILFFLLFTAFVSEYQPFLYRGGLLLVAILGVIMIATISHPASYLSRIFSFKPLRWIGTRSYGIYLWHYPIITLTTPVLEITQPNIWRAILQVAATFIIAELSFRFIETPIRKNGFINYFKGFKDKNYFVLKNKPVGKWLSIAGLVAVLAVFALGMTNVLSVNTNAEKQQTSVKTTTSTKDTEKETKKEAEEKEKEKEKTTTDTEKKKEPETNKAAGQNDPTQPDNKDKAATPTPTITQTVAIGDSVMLDIEPYLKEAVPNVTIDGLVGRQLRDAINTATGYKKFNSENSSVILELGTNGPFTEDQLNTLLDQFDKATIYLVNTRVPRGWQNEVNKSIANAASRPNVTVVDWYSRSSGQSQYFAPDGVHLTKSGAQAYVAMLTSVMKK; this comes from the coding sequence TTGAAAAGGACTACTCGCTACAGTAGAAAATATGTTCCGAGTATTGATGGACTTCGAGCACTCGCTGTTATCGCTGTAATTGCCTACCATCTGAACTTCAGTTGGGCTAAAGGTGGATTCATCGGCGTCGACATATTTTTCGTCTTATCTGGTTATTTAATTACGAATATTTTGTTAACACAATGGGAAAAAAATCAATCACTGCAGTTAAAGCAATTTTGGCTCAGACGTTTTCGACGACTGATTCCAGCTGTCTACGTGATGATTGTAGTAGTTGTGATTTATTCCGTGTTTTTCCATCCTGAAATTTTAAAAAACTTACGTGGTGACGCTATTGCTTCATTCTTTTATGTAAGTAATTGGTGGTTTATTTTCCATAATGTATCTTATTTCGATTCATTTGGACTTCCATCACCGTTAAAAAACTTATGGTCTCTTGCAATAGAAGAACAATTTTATATGGTTTGGCCTTTGTTTTTACTTGTATTCCTCAAGTGGGTTAAAAATCCTAAATTACTTTTAAAAATCGTTGTAGGATTAGGTCTTCTTTCTGCGATTTTAATGACTGTGTTATATGTCCCGGGAACTGATCCGAGTCGAGTTTATTATGGAACAGATACAAGAGCATTTGATTTACTAGCTGGTTGTGCACTCGCTTTTGTTTGGCCTTTCAACCGACTTAGCCCAGTTGTACCGAAGAAAAGTAAAGCTGCTCTTAATATTGCTGGAACAATTAGTATTCTTTTCTTCCTGTTATTTACAGCGTTTGTTAGTGAATACCAACCATTTTTATACCGCGGTGGTTTGCTGTTAGTTGCTATTCTTGGCGTTATCATGATTGCAACTATCTCCCACCCAGCCTCTTATTTAAGCAGAATTTTTAGTTTTAAACCGCTTAGATGGATTGGGACACGTTCCTATGGTATTTATTTATGGCACTATCCAATTATTACTTTGACTACACCTGTTTTAGAAATCACGCAGCCCAATATTTGGCGCGCTATCTTGCAAGTTGCCGCAACATTTATTATCGCTGAATTATCGTTTCGTTTCATTGAAACACCTATTCGCAAAAACGGCTTCATTAATTATTTCAAAGGATTCAAAGATAAAAATTATTTTGTCTTGAAAAATAAACCGGTTGGCAAATGGCTTAGTATCGCTGGCCTTGTAGCTGTTTTAGCAGTGTTTGCGCTTGGGATGACAAATGTTCTTTCTGTAAATACTAATGCTGAAAAACAACAAACATCCGTTAAAACCACAACATCCACAAAAGATACTGAGAAAGAAACCAAAAAAGAAGCAGAAGAGAAAGAGAAAGAAAAAGAAAAAACAACAACGGATACAGAGAAAAAGAAAGAACCCGAAACAAATAAAGCTGCGGGACAAAATGATCCGACCCAACCAGATAATAAAGATAAAGCTGCAACCCCAACCCCTACGATTACTCAAACAGTAGCTATTGGTGATTCGGTAATGCTTGACATCGAGCCATACTTAAAAGAAGCAGTTCCTAATGTGACAATTGATGGTCTAGTTGGTCGACAATTGCGCGATGCTATAAATACTGCAACTGGTTATAAGAAGTTTAATAGCGAAAACAGCTCAGTAATATTAGAACTCGGCACAAACGGTCCTTTTACTGAAGATCAACTGAATACACTATTAGACCAATTCGATAAAGCAACAATTTATCTAGTCAACACACGAGTCCCTAGAGGATGGCAAAATGAAGTAAACAAGAGCATTGCTAACGCAGCCTCACGTCCAAACGTGACTGTCGTTGATTGGTATTCAAGGTCAAGTGGCCAGTCGCAATACTTCGCTCCTGATGGTGTTCATTTAACTAAATCTGGTGCTCAAGCCTATGTCGCGATGTTAACAAGTGTAATGAAAAAATAG
- a CDS encoding glycerophosphodiester phosphodiesterase: protein MTEIYAHRGSSGTHPENTLPAMKKAIETGADGIELDIHVLKSGELIVMHDERVDRTTNGTGFLKDFTLLEVKKLYTAKHFFRKVRVPTLEEVFKLVNHTGVSLNIELKTDVFEYEGIERKVLELASQFPNVERMYSSFNPDTLIRLRELDSGARLALITHGNLDKVLPLHEKIQLDAVHPPIKAENNPILQQIPARFWTVNKEADITHFIDIHAKGIMTDFPERAVAIKESKTSR, encoded by the coding sequence TTGACAGAGATTTATGCTCATAGAGGAAGTAGTGGCACACATCCTGAAAACACATTGCCGGCTATGAAAAAAGCTATAGAAACAGGTGCTGATGGAATAGAATTAGACATACATGTACTAAAATCTGGAGAATTAATCGTAATGCATGACGAACGTGTGGATAGAACTACTAATGGGACTGGATTTTTAAAAGATTTTACATTGCTTGAGGTGAAAAAATTATATACCGCCAAACACTTTTTTAGAAAAGTTCGCGTGCCTACTTTAGAAGAAGTATTTAAATTAGTGAATCACACGGGAGTAAGCCTCAATATTGAATTAAAAACAGACGTCTTTGAATATGAAGGAATTGAGAGAAAAGTTTTAGAATTAGCGAGTCAGTTTCCGAATGTTGAGCGGATGTATTCTTCTTTTAATCCTGATACCCTGATTCGCCTTAGAGAACTAGATAGTGGAGCAAGGTTAGCGCTTATCACACATGGCAATTTAGACAAGGTGCTTCCCCTACATGAAAAAATTCAGTTAGACGCGGTTCATCCGCCAATAAAAGCGGAAAACAACCCAATCCTCCAACAAATTCCAGCGCGTTTTTGGACAGTGAATAAAGAAGCGGACATAACTCATTTTATAGATATTCATGCAAAAGGAATTATGACTGATTTTCCAGAAAGAGCTGTAGCAATTAAAGAGAGTAAAACAAGTCGCTGA
- a CDS encoding glycerol-3-phosphate dehydrogenase/oxidase translates to MVQLFSAFDRETIERNLQEEKFDLVIVGGGITGAGIALDATSRGMSVALVEMGDFASGTSSRSTKLVHGGLRYLQQFEIKEVADLGKERAIVYENGPHVTTPEWMMLPFHKGGNMGKTTASFGIRLYDYLAGVKKNERRKILSAKETLAKNPFVKKDGLKGSGYYVEYRTDDARLTIEVMKKAVELGANAINYTKAEHFLYDDKKQVVGVTVTDRLTGKAYDIKGRRVINAAGPWVDKVRKLDYATNNKHLRLTKGIHLVIDKQKFPMEQAVYFDTPDGRMVFAIPRDKKVYVGTTDTVYDEAVINPKALESDHNYVIKAINYMFPDVHISEKDIESSWAGVRPLIYEEGKDPSEISRKDEVWFSESGLITMAGGKLTGYRKMAEKLLDDVSKTLSKETGKKYKPVQTKHLPISGGDIGGSEQLEAFLSKKAKEGNNRFGWTLEEGREIAKRFGSNIDQLFTYAQEHKDQNETTLPNSLYAELRYSIQHEAVTTPIDFLLRRTGYLLFDMPYLLEWKDAVVDEMAKQFHWSDDVKQTYIEELNIQINDAREPADWHDR, encoded by the coding sequence ATGGTACAATTATTCTCAGCTTTTGATAGAGAAACCATTGAAAGAAATTTACAAGAAGAAAAATTTGATTTAGTCATTGTTGGCGGCGGTATTACTGGAGCAGGAATCGCATTAGATGCAACTTCCAGAGGTATGAGTGTGGCGCTAGTAGAAATGGGTGACTTCGCAAGCGGAACTTCAAGTCGCTCCACGAAATTAGTCCACGGTGGCTTACGTTACCTACAACAATTTGAAATTAAAGAAGTAGCAGACCTTGGGAAAGAACGCGCTATCGTTTATGAAAATGGTCCACACGTTACGACTCCAGAATGGATGATGTTGCCATTCCATAAAGGCGGAAATATGGGTAAAACAACAGCTTCCTTTGGTATTCGTTTATATGACTATTTAGCAGGCGTAAAGAAAAATGAACGCCGCAAGATCTTAAGCGCCAAAGAAACCTTAGCAAAAAACCCATTTGTTAAAAAAGATGGCTTAAAAGGCTCTGGTTACTATGTAGAATACCGGACCGATGATGCCAGATTAACGATTGAAGTAATGAAAAAAGCCGTTGAACTTGGCGCAAACGCAATTAATTATACAAAAGCAGAACACTTCTTATATGATGATAAAAAACAAGTGGTTGGCGTGACTGTAACAGACCGTCTAACTGGCAAAGCTTACGATATTAAAGGGCGTCGCGTAATTAATGCAGCTGGACCATGGGTAGATAAAGTCAGAAAACTCGACTATGCTACAAATAATAAACACCTTCGCTTAACAAAAGGTATTCATTTAGTTATCGATAAACAAAAATTCCCAATGGAACAAGCGGTTTATTTCGATACACCAGATGGTCGAATGGTTTTTGCTATCCCTCGTGATAAAAAAGTGTATGTTGGTACAACGGATACAGTTTATGATGAAGCAGTAATTAATCCAAAAGCACTCGAATCTGACCATAATTATGTTATTAAAGCGATCAACTATATGTTCCCAGATGTGCATATTAGCGAAAAAGACATTGAATCAAGCTGGGCTGGCGTACGTCCGCTTATTTACGAAGAAGGAAAAGATCCTTCTGAAATTTCTCGAAAAGATGAAGTTTGGTTCTCTGAAAGTGGCTTAATCACAATGGCTGGTGGTAAATTAACAGGCTACCGCAAAATGGCTGAAAAATTACTAGACGATGTATCCAAAACATTGTCCAAAGAAACTGGTAAAAAATATAAACCAGTTCAAACAAAACATTTACCTATCTCAGGTGGAGACATTGGCGGTTCAGAACAATTAGAAGCATTCCTTTCGAAAAAAGCGAAAGAAGGAAATAATCGTTTCGGTTGGACACTAGAAGAAGGTCGCGAAATTGCTAAACGATTTGGTAGTAATATTGATCAATTGTTTACCTACGCGCAAGAACACAAAGACCAAAATGAAACTACTCTACCAAATAGTCTTTATGCAGAACTTCGCTATTCGATTCAACATGAAGCCGTAACAACACCGATTGATTTCTTATTACGCCGTACAGGTTACTTGCTGTTTGATATGCCATATTTACTTGAATGGAAAGACGCTGTTGTAGATGAAATGGCCAAACAATTCCACTGGAGCGACGATGTAAAACAAACTTATATAGAAGAATTAAATATCCAAATTAATGATGCCAGAGAACCAGCAGATTGGCATGATAGATAA
- the miaA gene encoding tRNA (adenosine(37)-N6)-dimethylallyltransferase MiaA: MSKIPVIVIVGPTAVGKTSLSITLAKNFDGEIISGDSMQVYRGLDIGTAKITPEEMDGIKHYLIDVTDPAVPFTAAKFQAETRGLIESIHNRGKLPIIVGGTGLYIQSVFYDYGFGNASEDKAYRRELDQLDKTTLWQMLDQLDPKSAELIHENNKRRVIRALEVIHLTGKPFSEYQVHHTLNEAYQPLFLGLDLDRELLYERINRRVELMFEEGLVSEASKLYDKHLVDVPAIRGIGYKELFTYFDGNSSLEEAKELIQKNSRHFAKRQLTWFRNRMDIDWIQAGVSTTDTEAMEKVKTFLASK, translated from the coding sequence TTGAGTAAGATTCCTGTTATCGTCATCGTTGGCCCAACTGCTGTCGGTAAAACAAGTCTTAGTATTACCTTAGCGAAGAATTTTGATGGAGAAATCATTAGCGGCGACTCTATGCAAGTATATCGCGGATTAGATATTGGTACCGCAAAAATCACACCAGAAGAAATGGATGGGATAAAACATTATCTAATTGATGTAACTGATCCAGCTGTTCCTTTTACAGCAGCAAAATTCCAAGCAGAAACAAGGGGCTTAATTGAATCCATACATAATAGAGGAAAACTTCCAATAATAGTTGGTGGAACAGGACTATATATTCAGTCTGTTTTTTATGATTATGGTTTTGGAAATGCAAGTGAAGATAAGGCTTACCGAAGAGAACTAGATCAATTGGACAAAACGACTTTATGGCAAATGCTAGATCAACTTGATCCAAAAAGCGCAGAACTTATTCATGAAAATAATAAAAGGCGTGTCATAAGGGCTCTAGAAGTGATACATTTGACTGGAAAACCTTTTTCTGAATATCAAGTTCATCATACGTTAAACGAAGCATATCAACCTCTTTTTCTAGGACTTGATTTAGACAGAGAGTTGCTTTATGAACGAATCAATAGGCGCGTAGAGCTAATGTTTGAAGAAGGACTAGTTTCAGAAGCATCGAAGCTATATGATAAACATTTAGTCGATGTTCCAGCCATACGAGGCATCGGTTATAAAGAATTATTTACTTATTTTGATGGAAATAGTTCGCTTGAAGAAGCAAAAGAATTAATTCAAAAAAACTCGCGTCATTTCGCGAAAAGACAGTTAACGTGGTTTAGAAATAGAATGGATATTGACTGGATTCAAGCGGGTGTTAGCACAACTGACACTGAAGCAATGGAAAAAGTGAAGACCTTTTTAGCATCTAAATAA
- the hfq gene encoding RNA chaperone Hfq, producing MKQGGQGLQDYYLNQLRKEKILATVFLTNGFQLRGRVVSFDNFTVLLDVEGKQQLVFKHAISTFSPQKNVALNPDAE from the coding sequence ATGAAACAAGGTGGACAAGGGTTACAGGACTATTACTTAAATCAATTGCGTAAGGAAAAAATTCTTGCAACAGTATTTTTAACAAATGGCTTTCAGTTAAGAGGACGCGTTGTAAGTTTTGACAATTTTACCGTACTACTAGATGTCGAAGGAAAACAACAACTTGTATTTAAACACGCAATTTCAACTTTCTCCCCGCAAAAGAATGTCGCTTTGAATCCTGATGCGGAATAA